One part of the Algibacter sp. L1A34 genome encodes these proteins:
- the leuD gene encoding 3-isopropylmalate dehydratase small subunit codes for MAYDKFTTLTTTVVPLPIENVDTDQIIPARFLKATTRDGFGDNLFRDWRYNGDNTPKEDFILNNPIYTGKILLGGKNFGSGSSREHAAWAVYDYGFRCVVSSFFADIFKNNCLNIGVLPVQISPEFANEIFEAVYADPKTEVEINLEAQTITLLSTGSQESFDINGYKKDNMLNGFDDIDYLQSMKSEIETFTESRPF; via the coding sequence ATGGCATACGATAAATTTACAACATTAACGACTACAGTGGTTCCATTGCCAATTGAGAACGTTGATACCGATCAAATTATACCTGCTCGTTTTTTAAAAGCGACAACTCGTGATGGTTTTGGAGATAATTTATTCCGCGACTGGAGATATAATGGTGACAATACACCAAAAGAAGATTTTATATTAAACAACCCAATTTACACAGGAAAAATTTTATTAGGAGGAAAGAACTTTGGTTCGGGCTCTTCGCGTGAGCATGCTGCTTGGGCGGTTTACGATTATGGTTTTCGTTGTGTGGTATCTAGCTTTTTTGCTGATATCTTTAAAAACAACTGTTTAAATATTGGTGTTTTACCAGTACAAATTAGTCCAGAATTTGCAAATGAAATTTTTGAAGCTGTTTATGCAGATCCAAAAACGGAAGTTGAAATTAATTTAGAAGCTCAAACTATTACTTTACTTTCTACAGGAAGTCAAGAGTCTTTTGATATTAATGGCTATAAAAAGGATAACATGCTAAATGGTTTTGATGATATCGACTATTTACAAAGTATGAAAAGTGAGATTGAAACATTTACAGAATCTCGTCCTTTCTAA